GAGATTGTAACTTCGAGCGTATCCATCGCGTTGCTAAGTTGAGCGATCAAGAACCCACTGGCCTAAATGGGGAGTACGTCTTGTACTGGTGTTGCAACGATGAACTTCCACCGAACCGGTGCGTGATGTCTCTTCTAGGACTCGAGTCTCTACCGATTCACGAGCACTTTTGGTACGGAGACGTATTTATCACACGCTTCCATGAAGATGAGAAAACATTTCAAATTCCCCTGTGAACACGTGCCCCGGGCAATTTTGGGTTGGAAAGGGTTCCTTACAAACGTGTTTGtgtccttctgggagaacaAAGAGCCCGAGAACGAGATTCGCGAATTGCAGCACTTCGACTCCCAACAAGAGAAGCACAACGCCAATAGGCAGATAATGTTCGGGAGAATGTAAGATGCTCGCCCAGAAATCTTCCACTAAATGCTAATGTCTTGCGTTTCTCAGGTCCAGAAGTGAGCGAAAAGTTCTGAAGCAGATTCCGGGGATGTTAGACTATCTGACTGTTACAACTCGCGATGACGGCGTTTTACTCAACTCGTCTGTTAGAGAAAGCAAGGACCACCGAGGAATGATGGAGATATCAACGGTGTATCGGCAGACTGCTTTGGAGCGAAAAGGCTGGAAAGGATTTTCAGCTGATGATCTCTAAAATGATATGCGAGTGCATCCGGGACTCTCACTATCCAACACGGGTTTCAAAATCAGAACAGAGCCTCTTGAGACTTCGTATGGATTTGTCTTAGATGAAACTTAAGCATTTCCTGAACAGTGTTCGTTCTTTGCCCTAGACACGGATTATTCGAATACCTAGAGACTTTATTACTACCAGATACTAGATTTAATCTAAGTATTAGTAACGAAATAGTAGATGCTAGGGCTAGATGCAGTCCAGAGACATGAGTGAAGCAATGTTAGCCACTGCTAGAACGAAGGTAGACAGCATGGTAAATGACCAAGTCCACTTCTCAAGGTGCACAAAAGGatccttcttcaactttCCAGCAGACTAATGGTGCTATCCTAGTCCCAATTCCTACAATTAACTTGATAACTTTCCAAAATTATTAGTTGATTATTGAGATTGGTTTGATATTACCAAGCCGTTCTAATCCATATCAAATGAAGGCTATCAATTCAAGATGCATCTCAACCGTTCGCATTGGAAGATGACAGGAGCCACAAGGAAACAATCCGTTGTTAGAAGCATCGTTTCTTCTTGGGTGATGTCTTGACACGCTCAACCTATGTCCACAAGAACCGGGATCATGTGGACCCAGAAGATTCGGGGCTCGTCTTACTTATGATACGCCATTGCTGAAAACAAACGCCTTATACGGGCTTGAATCGACTTTTAGGCTCGCATCATCTATCGTTCTCGAATAGCTATACACACGGCGAAACTTAGTCAGTTTTCAGTTGGCACTTAGGCCTGATTCTTTTCACAAAACAACAAATGGAAAGCCACTCAGACACATTCTTCCGAACATCACTCTTTACAGTGCCTAGGTTCCTTCACAGGTGAATGGTCTCGGGTACCTTGATGTTACAAGCAATTTACCATCTAAACAATCATCACGAAGAGCTCGTTTTCGGTATACCGCATGGCACATAGATATGCCTATACCCACGGTGAACTTCTTAGTCGACTCTGGTATATGTGGACCTAAACTCAGTAATTCAGGGGCTTTCGTGTTTGACCTGTCCGAAGACATCAACAACCACAGAAAGGCCGCTTAAGTCCCTCGGGGCATCCTTCTTCAAAGAAGCTATATGGCTTAATGGTGCTGTCCCAGCTTGACTTCCAAAAAGCAATCCAGAAATTTACCCCAAACGAAATGAGCAACGTCATTTGCTTGCATGGAAACCAGAATAAGTGCGACTATGCGATTGTCACGTAAGACCTCTTATCACTTTTCCGGCTCTCTGGGCTTTGCTAAACATGTCTGAAGAAACCGAGCCCCCGGTGCTCCTTGTCGGCCAATAACCCTAACAAGGGCAACTATATTTTCCCATCGCTTATTAGTACAGCCCGAGACTTTCGCTTACCTTTATCCAAACCTTTCCTAGAGACAGACGACTCGATTCGGCGACCACCATCAAGTTGGGAGATCTCTAGTCTCCAGTGGGTAATGGCTCGTGGCTCCGGCTGTTCACTAAAAGATACCAACAAAGTCACCGACGGTGTGACATATCGTTGTCAACATCCAGTGCAAGCGACTAAGACATCGGAGTTAGCCTTCGAAATGATCAAAAACCTAATCACAGTTCGGACAAGATCGCTCGGCCGTCCATAAGGCCTGGCCTACAACAAGCCAGACTCATCAAACACGTTCCGCAGAGGCATCAGAAGGAAACAAGCGGTCCGTTGAGGCAGGGCGGGAGACTTATCCATGGTAGGGGAGACAGCGTACTCTAGGACTGCACTGCTAGAGACCCTGTACTATATGGTTGTGAACACACTAGAGCAAAAAGGAATCAGAGAGTACCAACATAATAATGATTGTGTGACTATGGCAAATCTATAACATCTCCAACTAGTACCAGATACGCCCAAATATCTTCATTGAAACAAGACTGATATCGTGTACAAGACAGTTAGAAACCTAAAGACAAGATTAAATGCAAAAACATGACAAAACCAACCATTGCTCAAACATTGCCCATTCCAGCCCTAAATGCAAAAACCCAACCAATAGTGAACAAATGAAAGAAATGAATGTAGAAAATAGATCCCAAACACGCTGAAAACTCCTTCCTTATCAACTTCCCAATATAAAACAAACCAAATAGGCCAACCCAAGCCCGATAGATATCATCATATATTTATCCGTCATTCACAGATCTCACATAGTGATCCTCAGTCCACGAGTACTCCTCCTACTCGCTCTCGTATTCCTTTTCTCGTCACTCACATCGCTACCCTCCTCCGTCTCAGCCTTCGCATCTGATAACTCCGGCGTAGGCGTAATCCCAGAACTAACACCCCGGTCCTTCCGCGAAATCTgcgcctcttcctctctaTACAGGAAGCGGTGAATAGTCCGGTGATCCATGACGCGctcttcatcatccgagTTACCTTCTCTGTCGGTTTTCGGCCAGCGGAAGCCGTACAGCATAGAGTGGCGCTCGCAGCGGGGACATTCACGACGGGTCTGATAAGAGTCTTTTTGCACAAACCAGGCGTTGCAGGTGTGGCAGTCAACCCAGCGGTCGTAAGGTTGGGCAAGGAGGAGGTGGGTTTTTGTGTAGTCGCCTGGGGTTCTGGCGCGTGAGACGGCTTCGACGGATGGGATAATCCATTTTCTTTTAGTGTATTTTCGCTTTTTGCGCTGTTCGGGGGCGGGTTCGTCTTGCTTTTCTTCGGTTTCTGGCTCGAGGGAGGTGGATGATTCGGAAGGCTCGTCTTTGACACCGTTCAACAGGTGTCGTTCGATATTATCCGCAGTGATCTCGAGAGTCGCTCCTGCTTTTGGTGTTGTTGTGTCTTCCTCGGTTTTTACATGAACGGGAACTTCGCATACCGAAGTTGCCGCTGTTGATGCTGAAGAGCGATGAAAATCATCTGCCGCAAGAGACGTTGGAGAATCGCAGTCAGTAGTAGAAGACGAGTGTGCGCCTGCTTCCGTGGCCGGGTTGAGGTTGGTGTTCCCAGTAACATCGCTGGTTTCTTCACACTTGGTAATCGTAACTTCGGGGTATATTCCATTGACCAATGGTTCACTAGGCACCTCGTTCATAGCAGTCTCAATTGAATCTGTAGCTTCGGAGAGACATACTTCAGACCTCAGCTTGGAACATGGCCGGTTGAACTTGGCTCGTTTTCGAGACGTGGAAACACCAGATTTATCTGAATCAGTGTCTGGTGCATCTTTGCGCTTTTTTGGTGAAAGCAAGCCATCAGTTGAACCGTCATCGTCGTGCAATGGCGGGATTGAGGCTTGGCTTTGCGCATCCGTGTCCACTTGCGGAGCCCATCCATTCCGAAGAGCCCGTTCACACGACATACAGAGACACTCGCAATTATCCACACCAAAATAGTCTTCTCCATACGAAACCGTAATCTCCTCCCCAACATGAATGTCTCGCGTAGCCATGACCTGCATTCCTTCTGTCCCGCGGGTCACCAACCGCCCATTAGCGTTGCAGTCATGGTTCGCGAAGCGCGCCGGTCCCAGAAAAAATGACGGACTCTTTCTCCTACTCGACATCACAATACTGAAATCCCTGCGCGTCAAATCCAAGTCCCGTTCTTCTTCCGCGGTCATCGGCACCAGCGTCCCACTGAGGTACTTCACCTCCTGACCCTTCTTGATGAACTTCCGGGCGCAGATCGCGGCTTCGTGCACCGTAATTGTGTAGCGATTCGTCGTCATAACCTCGAATGGGGAGTCCGGGAGGTACATCTGGATGTATTTGCGCAGGTGTCGACGGAACCATTCTCGCTCGCGATCGTTCGGTAGCTTCGCCATAAACCTCTTCATTCCCGTCATCGCCAGTATTTccttctcagccttgggcgcGTTCTTGGCGACAATCACATCGTGGAGGAGGAGACGGCCGATGTCGTCGTCTTGGATGCCCCGCATGGGAATGTACTTGGCTCGGTTCTTTCGGGTGTTGGTCCAGAAATAGGCCTGTAATAATGAATAGTATTAGAATTGAACGCTATACGGCGTAATTATCTGTAGAATACCAACCCGGTCAACCAGCGCATCTGTTGCGACATCATCATAACTAGCCAGTTTCGCAAGCGTCAGACGGTCGCGACGGCCCTCCGAAGGACTGGGTTTTGCTTTAGAATTTGGCATGAGGTATGCCTGCGAAGCCAATCTCCATGCAACAAATACAATCTGAAGTCGAGGGCCAGCGATTGGTCAAGTAGGGTGGTTATTGTCTCTGTGACAAAGGGGATGATGAGCGGATAACGGCACTCGGGCGGAAGTCGAGCGAAGAGATCTAATTAGGGGGTGAAGAGCGAATTGCACAGAGAAGAGCGTCAATCCGCGAGCGCCAAATTAAGCAAAAGAGCGAAGATCCAATACAAGCAACATAATGGactgaaaagaaaacaaccTCCCCAAGGGAAGTCGGCGCGCGACAGAAGACAGAACAGTGCTATTAATGCCCGGGGTCGGGGCTCGGCGAAACATTCCGCCCGGAGGAACTGGAATCTTTCGTGAGGTTGGCTCCGAGGGCTCTCTTCCGGAAAGAGCGGTTTAACCCAGTTATGCGAGCAAGATGATTCAACTAAAGGTGAGTGCTGATACCGGAGATATTGGTGATAGGGATCGGGCAGGCAGGATGGTGCTAATGGTGGTGATTTGCAGACGATGCTAAATTGCATCGACAActctggtgccgcagttgtCGAGTGCGTGAACGtcttgaagaagaagcggcCCGCAACAGTTGGTGAGTGCCCTTCGCCTTATTGCTACGATAGTCATTTCTAATATGTCCCTGTAACTAGGTGATCGGATTGTGGTTGTCGTCCAGAAACA
This sequence is a window from Aspergillus chevalieri M1 DNA, chromosome 5, nearly complete sequence. Protein-coding genes within it:
- the SET9 gene encoding SET domain-containing protein (COG:B;~EggNog:ENOG410PGJB;~InterPro:IPR025783,IPR001214,IPR041938,IPR039977;~go_function: GO:0005515 - protein binding [Evidence IEA];~go_function: GO:0042799 - histone methyltransferase activity (H4-K20 specific) [Evidence IEA];~go_process: GO:0034770 - histone H4-K20 methylation [Evidence IEA]), with protein sequence MPNSKAKPSPSEGRRDRLTLAKLASYDDVATDALVDRAYFWTNTRKNRAKYIPMRGIQDDDIGRLLLHDVIVAKNAPKAEKEILAMTGMKRFMAKLPNDREREWFRRHLRKYIQMYLPDSPFEVMTTNRYTITVHEAAICARKFIKKGQEVKYLSGTLVPMTAEEERDLDLTRRDFSIVMSSRRKSPSFFLGPARFANHDCNANGRLVTRGTEGMQVMATRDIHVGEEITVSYGEDYFGVDNCECLCMSCERALRNGWAPQVDTDAQSQASIPPLHDDDGSTDGLLSPKKRKDAPDTDSDKSGVSTSRKRAKFNRPCSKLRSEVCLSEATDSIETAMNEVPSEPLVNGIYPEVTITKCEETSDVTGNTNLNPATEAGAHSSSTTDCDSPTSLAADDFHRSSASTAATSVCEVPVHVKTEEDTTTPKAGATLEITADNIERHLLNGVKDEPSESSTSLEPETEEKQDEPAPEQRKKRKYTKRKWIIPSVEAVSRARTPGDYTKTHLLLAQPYDRWVDCHTCNAWFVQKDSYQTRRECPRCERHSMLYGFRWPKTDREGNSDDEERVMDHRTIHRFLYREEEAQISRKDRGVSSGITPTPELSDAKAETEEGSDVSDEKRNTRASRRSTRGLRITM